From the genome of Monomorium pharaonis isolate MP-MQ-018 chromosome 2, ASM1337386v2, whole genome shotgun sequence, one region includes:
- the LOC105836567 gene encoding uncharacterized protein LOC105836567 isoform X1, with the protein MSKMLPKLILLLWAAIPIALSQSNYASQGNSIEYQPGLPPSTVLDGKVTKLDDISPIIFLNRTKAYLNCVQGSMEVELKFEEPFYGLAYADFDRNSACIFKGRGATTAKLELPLKGCGTKQDPLRVFTNNVVVRFHPGLEMDGDEVITIVCRYPPPVAPSPPAPPASIKAMLTPASVTEPPLKGFQILLIICAILFLSLLLLGLGCSYMCLKRRNVRVVHRHPFESATGSEITKLSGSSLSHITMFEGLKIPRAHALLHATAVSTSGSEANLVIDHSDTLPSDYPSESHSEVDEERSLPVSSAGSYDNKAFVHEVQRQVEMRTSSSLYSETVAAEVETSSMTAANASRVVVPRHPVAVPIEPKFDVQMRVKRAPPPPPSPLPSESDIASIALERNLTTILEREETSRSLESSPYRMTTFSYVPELHGPPGGASSVSTISRQQTPPVYSRILRKQAERETTVIQEKLPSPTVEQLPLHHELRRPRSLTSLNTELTETRSLTEVTDASHAKYRVASILAPTPPPPPPIVPSTSTTTTHTAVQHREHRLLRQEMTEPLVEPQVVAPRRPEITTHEVDDVFLRTVTEKKTIEDVERHSRQITEYLARSQPPPDLKWDVTIRNYPTENVPPPPPEWENFSDVSSASNLTITNEPTNHLVDDEPDVTIEPTYTTRAEIPSRPPPAARRSLDDSDADWYTRLARVLEPRYAAELTEEERVKWREIITTESTLRTLLTEAVVKEDYELIRKDARYINLFPPAKWDVIIRILSPPPTHAGSSSSSSNHGKNHGQRYKRSKSSEWDTRSRRSSLPTLYEYESDGGSSARTQSHHLQTSQSATTITGRPRRLGGSVRSRGAGVGSEADVRSMSEITVRDFARMDRDDLTSLSSFEGGADSLVRSLSQPSLARSGSEFTEHWGMPSGILPPWASSEHAEDGVSSVETTPRAIRRGDRLEVLASFDEHRRGPSVTRSSRYTERELNVRVTESQRASDWFNDNSSEPEMQI; encoded by the exons ATGTCCAAG ATGTTGCCAAAACTGATACTTCTGCTCTGGGCGGCAATTCCGATTGCATTGTCCCAGAGCAATTATGCGTCGCAAGGCAACAGTATCGAATATCAGCCGGGGCTGCCGCCGAGCACGGTACTCGATGGCAAAGTCACCAAGCTGGACGACATCTCGCCGATTATATTTCTGAATCGAACGAAAGCATATCTGAATTGCGTCCAGGGTAGCATGGAGGTCGAACTCAAGTTTGAGGAGCCGTTTTACGGGCTGGCCTATGCCGACTTTGATCGCAACAGCGCCTGTATATTCAAAGGACGGGGCGCGACGACCGCCAAATTGGAACTACCTCTGAAAG GATGCGGTACAAAACAGGATCCTCTACGCGTGTTCACCAATAATGTGGTTGTTCGTTTTCATCCCGGATTAGAAATGGATGGAGATGAGGTTATCACTATAGTCTGCAGATATCCTCCACCTGTAGCACCGTCGCCTCCAGCGCCACCAGCGAGcat AAAGGCAATGCTGACACCTGCGTCGGTGACCGAGCCACCGCTGAAAGGCTTCCAGATTCTGCTGATTATCTGCGCCATCCTGTTCCTCTCGTTGCTCCTGCTTGGTCTCGGCTGCTCCTACATGTGCCTGAAGCGCCGAAATGTGCGCGTGGTCCACCGGCATCCGTTCGAAAGTGCCACCGGTTCCGAGATAACGAAGCTCTCCGGCTCGTCCCTGAGTCACATCACGATGTTCGAGGGTCTCAAGATACCGCGCGCGCACGCCCTCCTTCACGCGACCGCAGTGTCCACTTCCGGCAGCGAGGCGAATCTGGTGATCGATCATTCGGACACATTGCCAAGCGATTATCCAAGCGAGAGTCACTCCGAG GTGGACGAGGAACGTTCGCTACCTGTATCCTCCGCCGGATCCTACGACAACAAGGCATTTGTCCACGAGGTCCAACGCCAGGTGGAAATGCGCACCTCGAGCTCCTTATACTCGGAGACCGTTGCCGCCGAAGTGGAAACCTCCTCGATGACAGCCGCAAACGCCTCGAGGGTCGTAGTACCGCGGCACCCCGTGGCCGTACCGATCGAGCCCAAGTTCGACGTGCAGATGAGGGTTAAGAGagcaccgccgccgccgccgagcCCGTTGCCGTCGGAATCCGACATCGCGAGTATCGCCCTCGAGAGAAATCTGACGACCATTCTGGAGCGAGAGGAGACCAGTCGTTCCCTGGAAAGCTCACCCTACCGCATGACGACCTTCTCCTACGTACCGGAGCTTCACGGACCACCGGGAGGCGCGTCGTCCGTCTCGACCATCTCTCGGCAGCAGACGCCGCCGGTCTACTCCAGGATTTTGCGCAAGCAGGCGGAGAGGGAGACCACCGTGATCCAGGAGAAACTCCCGTCGCCGACGGTTGAACAGCTGCCGCTGCATCACGAGCTACGTCGGCCGAGATCTCTGACATCCCTGAACACCGAGCTCACGGAGACCCGCTCGTTGACCGAGGTGACGGACGCCTCGCACGCCAAATATAGGGTAGCGAGCATCCTGGCGCCAAccccgccgccaccgccgccgatCGTACCCTCGACATCCACCACTACGACTCACACCGCCGTTCAGCATCGCGAGCACCGTCTGCTGCGCCAAGAGATGACCGAGCCGTTGGTCGAGCCGCAGGTGGTCGCGCCCCGCCGCCCGGAGATCACGACTCACGAGGTGGACGACGTGTTCCTGCGCACCGTCACGGAGAAGAAGACGATCGAGGACGTGGAACGTCACAGTCGCCAGATCACCGAGTACCTCGCCAGGTCTCAACCGCCGCCGGATCTCAAGTGGGACGTCACCATCCGGAACTATCCGACGGAGAAtgtgccgccgccgccaccggaATGGGAGAACTTCTCCGACGTTAGCTCGGCCTCGAATCTGACCATCACGAACGAGCCGACGAACCATCTGGTGGACGACGAGCCGGACGTAACCATCGAGCCGACCTACACCACGCGCGCCGAGATCCCAAGTCGGCCACCGCCTGCAGCGCGTCGCTCCCTCGACGATTCCGACGCCGACTGGTACACCAGGTTGGCGCGCGTCCTGGAGCCGCGTTACGCCGCCGAGCTGACGGAGGAGGAGCGCGTCAAGTGGCGCGAGATTATCACTACGGAGAGCACACTGCGTACCTTGCTTACCGAGGCGGTGGTCAAGGAGGATTACGAGCTGATACGCAAGGACGCGAGATACATCAACCTGTTCCCGCCGGCGAAGTGGGACGTGATCATACGGATTCTGAGCCCGCCGCCGACGCACGCCGGCTCCTCCTCGTCCTCCAGCAACCACGGCAAAAACCACGGGCAGAGGTACAAGAGGTCCAAGTCGTCGGAGTGGGACACCAGATCCAGACGGTCCTCCCTACCGACTCTGTACGAGTACGAGAGCGACGGTGGCAGCTCGGCGCGCACCCAGAGCCATCATCTCCAGACGTCGCAGTCCGCTACGACCATCACCGGCCGTCCGCGCCGACTGGGCGGTTCCGTACGCTCGCGGGGCGCTGGGGTCGGTAGCGAGGCCGACGTTAGATCGATGTCCGAGATAACGGTCCGCGATTTCGCCCGGATGGACAGAGACGACCTGACCAGCCTGAGCTCCTTCGAGGGGGGCGCGGACTCGCTGGTCAGATCTCTCAGCCAGCCCAGCCTGGCCAGATCGGGCTCGGAGTTCACCGAGCACTGGGGCATGCCGTCCGGCATACTGCCGCCGTGGGCATCCTCCGAGCACGCGGAGGACGGCGTCAGCTCTGTGGAAACGACGCCGAGGGCGATCAGGAGGGGCGACAGGTTGGAAGTACTCGCCTCCTTCGACGAGCACAGACGCGGTCCGTCCGTCACGAGATCGAGCCGGTACACCGAAAGAGAGCTCAACGTACGCGTGACGGAGAGTCAGAGGGCCTCGGACTGGTTCAACGACAACAGTTCCGAGCCGGAGATGCAGATCTGA
- the LOC105836567 gene encoding uncharacterized protein LOC105836567 isoform X2 produces MLPKLILLLWAAIPIALSQSNYASQGNSIEYQPGLPPSTVLDGKVTKLDDISPIIFLNRTKAYLNCVQGSMEVELKFEEPFYGLAYADFDRNSACIFKGRGATTAKLELPLKGCGTKQDPLRVFTNNVVVRFHPGLEMDGDEVITIVCRYPPPVAPSPPAPPASIKAMLTPASVTEPPLKGFQILLIICAILFLSLLLLGLGCSYMCLKRRNVRVVHRHPFESATGSEITKLSGSSLSHITMFEGLKIPRAHALLHATAVSTSGSEANLVIDHSDTLPSDYPSESHSEVDEERSLPVSSAGSYDNKAFVHEVQRQVEMRTSSSLYSETVAAEVETSSMTAANASRVVVPRHPVAVPIEPKFDVQMRVKRAPPPPPSPLPSESDIASIALERNLTTILEREETSRSLESSPYRMTTFSYVPELHGPPGGASSVSTISRQQTPPVYSRILRKQAERETTVIQEKLPSPTVEQLPLHHELRRPRSLTSLNTELTETRSLTEVTDASHAKYRVASILAPTPPPPPPIVPSTSTTTTHTAVQHREHRLLRQEMTEPLVEPQVVAPRRPEITTHEVDDVFLRTVTEKKTIEDVERHSRQITEYLARSQPPPDLKWDVTIRNYPTENVPPPPPEWENFSDVSSASNLTITNEPTNHLVDDEPDVTIEPTYTTRAEIPSRPPPAARRSLDDSDADWYTRLARVLEPRYAAELTEEERVKWREIITTESTLRTLLTEAVVKEDYELIRKDARYINLFPPAKWDVIIRILSPPPTHAGSSSSSSNHGKNHGQRYKRSKSSEWDTRSRRSSLPTLYEYESDGGSSARTQSHHLQTSQSATTITGRPRRLGGSVRSRGAGVGSEADVRSMSEITVRDFARMDRDDLTSLSSFEGGADSLVRSLSQPSLARSGSEFTEHWGMPSGILPPWASSEHAEDGVSSVETTPRAIRRGDRLEVLASFDEHRRGPSVTRSSRYTERELNVRVTESQRASDWFNDNSSEPEMQI; encoded by the exons ATGTTGCCAAAACTGATACTTCTGCTCTGGGCGGCAATTCCGATTGCATTGTCCCAGAGCAATTATGCGTCGCAAGGCAACAGTATCGAATATCAGCCGGGGCTGCCGCCGAGCACGGTACTCGATGGCAAAGTCACCAAGCTGGACGACATCTCGCCGATTATATTTCTGAATCGAACGAAAGCATATCTGAATTGCGTCCAGGGTAGCATGGAGGTCGAACTCAAGTTTGAGGAGCCGTTTTACGGGCTGGCCTATGCCGACTTTGATCGCAACAGCGCCTGTATATTCAAAGGACGGGGCGCGACGACCGCCAAATTGGAACTACCTCTGAAAG GATGCGGTACAAAACAGGATCCTCTACGCGTGTTCACCAATAATGTGGTTGTTCGTTTTCATCCCGGATTAGAAATGGATGGAGATGAGGTTATCACTATAGTCTGCAGATATCCTCCACCTGTAGCACCGTCGCCTCCAGCGCCACCAGCGAGcat AAAGGCAATGCTGACACCTGCGTCGGTGACCGAGCCACCGCTGAAAGGCTTCCAGATTCTGCTGATTATCTGCGCCATCCTGTTCCTCTCGTTGCTCCTGCTTGGTCTCGGCTGCTCCTACATGTGCCTGAAGCGCCGAAATGTGCGCGTGGTCCACCGGCATCCGTTCGAAAGTGCCACCGGTTCCGAGATAACGAAGCTCTCCGGCTCGTCCCTGAGTCACATCACGATGTTCGAGGGTCTCAAGATACCGCGCGCGCACGCCCTCCTTCACGCGACCGCAGTGTCCACTTCCGGCAGCGAGGCGAATCTGGTGATCGATCATTCGGACACATTGCCAAGCGATTATCCAAGCGAGAGTCACTCCGAG GTGGACGAGGAACGTTCGCTACCTGTATCCTCCGCCGGATCCTACGACAACAAGGCATTTGTCCACGAGGTCCAACGCCAGGTGGAAATGCGCACCTCGAGCTCCTTATACTCGGAGACCGTTGCCGCCGAAGTGGAAACCTCCTCGATGACAGCCGCAAACGCCTCGAGGGTCGTAGTACCGCGGCACCCCGTGGCCGTACCGATCGAGCCCAAGTTCGACGTGCAGATGAGGGTTAAGAGagcaccgccgccgccgccgagcCCGTTGCCGTCGGAATCCGACATCGCGAGTATCGCCCTCGAGAGAAATCTGACGACCATTCTGGAGCGAGAGGAGACCAGTCGTTCCCTGGAAAGCTCACCCTACCGCATGACGACCTTCTCCTACGTACCGGAGCTTCACGGACCACCGGGAGGCGCGTCGTCCGTCTCGACCATCTCTCGGCAGCAGACGCCGCCGGTCTACTCCAGGATTTTGCGCAAGCAGGCGGAGAGGGAGACCACCGTGATCCAGGAGAAACTCCCGTCGCCGACGGTTGAACAGCTGCCGCTGCATCACGAGCTACGTCGGCCGAGATCTCTGACATCCCTGAACACCGAGCTCACGGAGACCCGCTCGTTGACCGAGGTGACGGACGCCTCGCACGCCAAATATAGGGTAGCGAGCATCCTGGCGCCAAccccgccgccaccgccgccgatCGTACCCTCGACATCCACCACTACGACTCACACCGCCGTTCAGCATCGCGAGCACCGTCTGCTGCGCCAAGAGATGACCGAGCCGTTGGTCGAGCCGCAGGTGGTCGCGCCCCGCCGCCCGGAGATCACGACTCACGAGGTGGACGACGTGTTCCTGCGCACCGTCACGGAGAAGAAGACGATCGAGGACGTGGAACGTCACAGTCGCCAGATCACCGAGTACCTCGCCAGGTCTCAACCGCCGCCGGATCTCAAGTGGGACGTCACCATCCGGAACTATCCGACGGAGAAtgtgccgccgccgccaccggaATGGGAGAACTTCTCCGACGTTAGCTCGGCCTCGAATCTGACCATCACGAACGAGCCGACGAACCATCTGGTGGACGACGAGCCGGACGTAACCATCGAGCCGACCTACACCACGCGCGCCGAGATCCCAAGTCGGCCACCGCCTGCAGCGCGTCGCTCCCTCGACGATTCCGACGCCGACTGGTACACCAGGTTGGCGCGCGTCCTGGAGCCGCGTTACGCCGCCGAGCTGACGGAGGAGGAGCGCGTCAAGTGGCGCGAGATTATCACTACGGAGAGCACACTGCGTACCTTGCTTACCGAGGCGGTGGTCAAGGAGGATTACGAGCTGATACGCAAGGACGCGAGATACATCAACCTGTTCCCGCCGGCGAAGTGGGACGTGATCATACGGATTCTGAGCCCGCCGCCGACGCACGCCGGCTCCTCCTCGTCCTCCAGCAACCACGGCAAAAACCACGGGCAGAGGTACAAGAGGTCCAAGTCGTCGGAGTGGGACACCAGATCCAGACGGTCCTCCCTACCGACTCTGTACGAGTACGAGAGCGACGGTGGCAGCTCGGCGCGCACCCAGAGCCATCATCTCCAGACGTCGCAGTCCGCTACGACCATCACCGGCCGTCCGCGCCGACTGGGCGGTTCCGTACGCTCGCGGGGCGCTGGGGTCGGTAGCGAGGCCGACGTTAGATCGATGTCCGAGATAACGGTCCGCGATTTCGCCCGGATGGACAGAGACGACCTGACCAGCCTGAGCTCCTTCGAGGGGGGCGCGGACTCGCTGGTCAGATCTCTCAGCCAGCCCAGCCTGGCCAGATCGGGCTCGGAGTTCACCGAGCACTGGGGCATGCCGTCCGGCATACTGCCGCCGTGGGCATCCTCCGAGCACGCGGAGGACGGCGTCAGCTCTGTGGAAACGACGCCGAGGGCGATCAGGAGGGGCGACAGGTTGGAAGTACTCGCCTCCTTCGACGAGCACAGACGCGGTCCGTCCGTCACGAGATCGAGCCGGTACACCGAAAGAGAGCTCAACGTACGCGTGACGGAGAGTCAGAGGGCCTCGGACTGGTTCAACGACAACAGTTCCGAGCCGGAGATGCAGATCTGA